One window from the genome of Thermococcus siculi encodes:
- a CDS encoding prefoldin subunit beta has translation MQNIPPQVQAMLGQLESYQQQLQLVIQQKQKVQLELTEAKKALEELEKVEDGTTIYKTVGTLIVKTDKAKAVEELKEKVETLEVRLNALERQEKKLNEKLKELTAQIQSALRPPTAG, from the coding sequence ATGCAGAACATTCCACCGCAGGTTCAGGCCATGCTGGGCCAGCTTGAGAGCTACCAGCAGCAGCTTCAGCTTGTCATCCAGCAGAAGCAGAAAGTCCAGCTCGAACTCACCGAGGCCAAGAAGGCCCTGGAGGAGCTTGAGAAAGTCGAGGACGGGACTACAATCTACAAGACCGTCGGAACCCTCATCGTCAAGACCGACAAGGCCAAGGCCGTTGAGGAGCTCAAGGAGAAGGTCGAGACGCTGGAGGTTCGCCTGAACGCGCTTGAGAGGCAGGAGAAGAAGCTCAACGAGAAGCTCAAGGAGCTCACCGCTCAGATCCAGAGCGCACTCAGGCCGCCCACGGCCGGCTGA
- a CDS encoding DNA-directed RNA polymerase subunit P → MVMAVYRCAKCGREVELDLENTREVRCPYCGSKILYKPRPRVARRVKAI, encoded by the coding sequence ATGGTGATGGCCGTTTACCGCTGCGCAAAGTGCGGAAGGGAGGTCGAACTCGACCTCGAGAACACAAGGGAAGTTCGCTGCCCCTACTGCGGCAGCAAGATACTCTACAAGCCCAGGCCCCGCGTGGCCAGGCGCGTCAAGGCGATCTGA
- a CDS encoding RuvB-like helicase, producing the protein MPVIEEVAKRSFERVGSHSHIKGLGLDDNGKALFMADGMVGQVKAREAAGIAVELIKRGKLAGKGILLVGPTGSGKTAIAMGIARELGEDVPFVQIAGSEIYSAEIKKTEFLKEALRRAIGVRISEERKVYEGEVKEIRINKTKHPFNPYVEIPESVLITLRTKDDEKTIRAGREIAYQLMDMGVEEGDVIQIDAESGHISKVGTTKEEEGLFFKRKVNLPSGPVLKIKEFTYTVTLHDLDVANARGNVFGLLFSTGAEISDEIRQRVDETVKQWIEEGKATLVPGVLFIDEVHMLDIEAFSFLARAMESELAPILIMATNRGRTKIRGTDLEAPHGMPIDMLDRLLIINTEPYRKEEIREIVKIRAKEEKIDVSEEAIEYLAELGEKTSLRYAVQLLAPASVLARGGRVEKEHIEKAKEYFADLKRSTEFVEKLEGMLQ; encoded by the coding sequence ATGCCGGTCATCGAGGAGGTTGCAAAGAGAAGCTTTGAACGCGTTGGAAGCCACTCCCACATAAAGGGCCTCGGCCTTGACGATAACGGGAAGGCGCTCTTCATGGCCGACGGCATGGTCGGGCAGGTGAAGGCGAGGGAAGCGGCTGGAATAGCGGTTGAACTCATAAAGCGCGGCAAGCTCGCCGGTAAGGGAATCCTTCTGGTTGGGCCGACCGGCAGCGGTAAGACGGCCATAGCAATGGGCATAGCAAGGGAGCTCGGCGAGGACGTACCCTTCGTCCAGATAGCGGGAAGCGAGATTTACTCAGCTGAAATCAAGAAGACCGAGTTCCTCAAGGAGGCCCTGAGGAGGGCGATAGGCGTCAGGATAAGCGAAGAGCGCAAGGTCTACGAGGGAGAGGTGAAGGAGATAAGGATCAACAAGACTAAGCACCCGTTCAACCCCTACGTGGAGATTCCGGAGAGTGTGCTCATAACCCTCCGCACGAAGGACGACGAGAAGACGATAAGGGCCGGCAGGGAGATAGCCTACCAGCTCATGGATATGGGTGTTGAGGAGGGCGACGTCATACAGATCGATGCGGAGAGCGGCCACATATCCAAGGTTGGAACCACTAAAGAGGAAGAGGGCCTGTTCTTCAAGAGGAAGGTGAACCTGCCCAGCGGGCCGGTTCTTAAGATAAAGGAGTTCACCTACACTGTTACACTGCACGACCTCGACGTTGCCAACGCCCGCGGTAACGTCTTCGGCCTGCTCTTCAGCACGGGAGCCGAGATAAGTGACGAAATAAGGCAGAGAGTTGATGAGACGGTCAAGCAGTGGATTGAGGAGGGCAAGGCGACGCTAGTCCCGGGAGTGCTGTTCATCGACGAGGTTCACATGCTCGACATAGAGGCGTTCTCCTTCCTCGCGAGGGCGATGGAGAGCGAGCTGGCGCCGATACTCATCATGGCCACCAACAGGGGAAGGACGAAGATAAGAGGAACCGACCTTGAAGCTCCCCATGGAATGCCAATAGACATGCTCGACAGGCTCCTCATCATCAACACCGAGCCGTACAGGAAGGAAGAAATCAGGGAGATAGTCAAGATAAGGGCGAAGGAGGAGAAGATCGACGTCAGCGAGGAAGCCATAGAGTACCTCGCTGAACTCGGCGAGAAGACCAGCCTGCGCTACGCGGTTCAGCTCCTCGCTCCGGCCAGCGTTCTCGCGAGAGGCGGAAGGGTAGAGAAGGAGCACATTGAGAAAGCTAAAGAGTACTTCGCCGACCTCAAGAGGAGCACGGAGTTCGTCGAGAAGCTCGAGGGCATGCTGCAGTGA
- a CDS encoding DUF3194 domain-containing protein, with protein MDEGGSRRVIHIGLPELSEEELIEVGELAQETIIKHIFDVLNRSDVKDIEVTMRINREDTLDLEVEVYLEVPIFVKVDVEGLIDEAVEKAYEAVERKLREIAGKG; from the coding sequence ATGGACGAAGGGGGCAGTAGGAGGGTTATCCACATTGGCCTTCCAGAGCTGAGCGAGGAGGAGCTTATAGAGGTCGGCGAGCTCGCCCAGGAGACGATAATAAAGCACATCTTCGATGTTCTCAACAGGAGCGACGTTAAAGACATCGAGGTGACGATGAGGATAAACAGGGAGGACACTCTTGACCTCGAAGTCGAGGTTTACCTTGAGGTCCCGATATTCGTGAAGGTGGACGTTGAGGGGCTAATAGACGAGGCCGTGGAGAAGGCCTACGAGGCAGTTGAGAGAAAGCTGAGGGAGATCGCGGGAAAGGGTTAA
- a CDS encoding 7-carboxy-7-deazaguanine synthase QueE has translation MKLIMAEVFNSWQGEGGSVPGSAFGRRQIFVRFAGCDLHCQWCDSKEYIDASRVLQWRYEIEPFTGKFEYKPNPASVEDVVDVVLRLDTGDIHSISYTGGEPTLQIKPLKALMGRVKWLGFDNFLETHGGFPEMIKEIADLVDYASVDIKDETARATDDWKGLVLREVESIRILKEAGAKTYAKLVVTSETKVENVRWYAELLKGLAPLVIQPREPIDISQARLMEFYREAARIMGRKNVGLSFQVHKYFNVL, from the coding sequence ATGAAGCTCATAATGGCCGAGGTCTTCAACAGCTGGCAGGGCGAGGGAGGAAGCGTTCCCGGAAGTGCCTTTGGTAGGAGACAAATCTTTGTTCGTTTCGCCGGTTGCGACCTTCATTGCCAGTGGTGTGACTCGAAAGAATACATAGACGCCTCCCGCGTTTTACAATGGAGATACGAGATTGAACCCTTCACCGGAAAGTTTGAGTATAAGCCAAACCCCGCGAGCGTTGAAGATGTTGTTGATGTCGTTCTCAGGCTGGATACTGGTGATATTCACTCGATAAGCTACACCGGTGGAGAACCAACCCTTCAAATCAAGCCCCTCAAGGCGCTCATGGGGCGCGTAAAGTGGCTCGGCTTCGACAACTTTCTGGAGACTCACGGCGGCTTTCCTGAGATGATTAAAGAAATAGCAGATCTCGTTGACTACGCGAGCGTCGATATAAAGGACGAAACCGCGAGGGCAACGGACGACTGGAAGGGCCTCGTTCTCCGCGAGGTTGAGAGCATCAGAATCTTAAAGGAGGCAGGAGCAAAGACCTACGCCAAGCTCGTCGTTACCAGTGAGACAAAAGTGGAGAACGTCCGGTGGTACGCTGAGCTTTTGAAGGGTCTTGCACCGCTCGTTATTCAGCCGAGGGAGCCGATAGATATTTCTCAGGCGAGGCTTATGGAGTTCTACCGTGAGGCTGCCCGGATAATGGGCAGGAAGAACGTCGGCCTGAGCTTCCAGGTTCACAAGTACTTTAACGTGCTTTGA
- a CDS encoding HEPN domain-containing protein: MEIELLLNNAHESLNAAEVLLESGFYRDAMSRAYYAMFYAASALLRAKGIITKSHRGVIAKFGLEFVNEGTIEAYYAKALSLAETLRERADYDATFRPTKDEAEELVEDAKRFVERIEKALEEMK, encoded by the coding sequence ATGGAGATAGAACTCCTTCTCAACAACGCCCATGAATCTCTAAACGCAGCGGAAGTTCTACTTGAGAGTGGTTTTTACCGAGATGCCATGAGCAGGGCATATTATGCCATGTTCTACGCGGCGAGTGCACTCCTAAGAGCCAAAGGTATCATAACAAAGAGCCACCGGGGAGTTATCGCAAAATTTGGGCTCGAATTCGTTAATGAGGGCACTATAGAGGCATACTATGCCAAAGCACTTAGCCTCGCAGAGACATTAAGAGAACGCGCGGACTATGATGCCACTTTCAGACCCACCAAAGACGAGGCTGAGGAACTCGTAGAAGACGCCAAGAGATTCGTAGAACGAATAGAAAAAGCCCTGGAGGAAATGAAATGA
- a CDS encoding tetratricopeptide repeat protein, whose protein sequence is MVLVEAVELYLSKGDYKNALNNALEIDDPVKRLLALTEVLTAFPREEVLAHMLDALESTEGTPEKALAYSILGRALYILDRDGDAEAYFDNAIALAGTIGSPRVRGEVLAGIARNLVLSDRYGDALELFREAVELLQASRGLSSAATSSLIKAARLIEKSADEIPNEKALDFYGLAREVYSSIFFKLQAKYLEDKMELIRDVLKRGKVAIEELLEKGEVELAIEMMRFLPLESRAISMLELAYWLFLHEQPRLGRRVFDDALEIVFVGKFKPSDRELEGIARRFLRIGFLEEPLILAGVIKDEKLSSELLGEVAMAYSRWGDTAKARSIAEGIRDESVKRRVLEALEGGDNVGYEQGLPLTGGGEERGAVSEDDRAREVQGEVEQEGGTAAGEGDDSGDTGDEVQLR, encoded by the coding sequence GTGGTTCTCGTGGAGGCCGTGGAGCTTTACCTATCAAAGGGAGATTATAAAAACGCCTTGAATAACGCACTGGAGATAGACGACCCCGTTAAACGCCTTCTGGCGCTCACAGAGGTCCTGACGGCCTTCCCGAGGGAGGAAGTGCTGGCCCACATGCTCGATGCCCTGGAATCAACGGAGGGAACCCCTGAGAAAGCCCTAGCCTACTCAATCCTCGGAAGGGCGCTCTACATCCTCGACAGGGACGGCGATGCTGAGGCCTACTTCGACAACGCTATCGCGCTGGCGGGGACGATAGGCTCACCCCGGGTAAGGGGGGAGGTTCTAGCGGGAATAGCCAGGAACCTCGTCCTCTCCGACAGGTACGGGGATGCACTCGAACTGTTCCGCGAGGCCGTTGAGCTTTTGCAGGCGTCGAGGGGACTCTCATCTGCGGCAACGTCATCCCTCATAAAAGCGGCCCGTCTGATAGAGAAGAGCGCCGACGAGATACCCAACGAGAAGGCCCTCGACTTCTACGGGCTGGCCAGGGAGGTTTACTCCTCGATATTCTTCAAGCTTCAGGCCAAATACCTCGAGGATAAGATGGAACTCATCAGGGACGTCCTCAAGAGGGGCAAGGTGGCCATCGAGGAACTCCTGGAAAAGGGAGAGGTAGAACTTGCAATAGAGATGATGCGCTTCCTTCCGCTGGAGAGCAGGGCCATATCGATGCTTGAGCTGGCCTACTGGCTCTTCCTTCACGAGCAGCCCAGACTCGGGCGGAGGGTCTTCGACGATGCACTGGAGATAGTCTTCGTCGGAAAGTTCAAGCCCAGCGATAGGGAGCTTGAGGGGATAGCAAGGCGCTTCCTTCGCATAGGCTTCCTCGAGGAGCCGCTCATCCTGGCAGGAGTCATCAAAGACGAGAAGCTCTCCTCGGAGCTCCTTGGAGAGGTTGCCATGGCTTACTCCCGCTGGGGAGATACTGCCAAAGCCCGCTCGATAGCGGAAGGCATAAGGGACGAAAGCGTTAAGAGGCGCGTTTTGGAGGCACTGGAGGGTGGTGACAATGTGGGATACGAGCAAGGATTACCGCTTACTGGTGGCGGAGAAGAGCGTGGAGCTGTTTCTGAAGACGATAGAGCACGCGAAGTTCAAGGGGAAGTGGAACAAGAAGGGGGCACAGCAGCTGGCGAAGGAGATGATTCCGGAGATACAGGCGATGAGGTACAGCTACGTTGA
- a CDS encoding 50S ribosomal protein L37ae produces the protein MGRTTKVGSAGRYGPRYGLKIRRRVAAVEAKMKQKHVCPVCGRKAVRRISTGIWQCQKCGATFAGGAYLPTTPAGKVAKRITASKA, from the coding sequence ATGGGAAGGACTACTAAGGTTGGTTCAGCTGGAAGGTACGGTCCCAGGTACGGTCTCAAGATAAGGAGAAGGGTCGCGGCCGTTGAGGCCAAGATGAAGCAGAAGCACGTCTGCCCGGTCTGCGGAAGGAAGGCTGTCAGGAGAATAAGCACCGGCATATGGCAGTGCCAGAAGTGCGGTGCCACCTTTGCAGGCGGCGCCTACCTGCCGACCACTCCGGCTGGAAAGGTCGCCAAGCGCATAACGGCCTCAAAGGCCTGA
- a CDS encoding ribosomal biogenesis protein, translated as MMLITTSHRPTRRTRSFGHDLEKVFPNSLYLTRGKKTVQDLLMEAYDRNYERLLIVNVWKGNPLKMTFIKVDPNDWGYLGYLYLHGIKLQREMGYRDIRPIREEMPFVVTTAKRVGPDHVAFAQAFAELTGGTFIPRRERSLLGIADKYNTDVLGVIERHPRGMAINFYRFDVDNENPVGPLISVKIWIMEDGRRWDYKEAAWLKKRSGQSRE; from the coding sequence ATGATGCTGATAACGACTTCCCACAGACCGACAAGGAGAACCAGGAGCTTCGGGCACGACCTGGAGAAGGTCTTCCCCAACTCTCTCTATCTGACCAGGGGAAAGAAGACGGTCCAGGATCTTCTCATGGAGGCCTACGACAGGAACTACGAGAGGCTCTTGATAGTCAACGTCTGGAAGGGAAACCCGCTCAAGATGACCTTTATTAAGGTCGACCCCAACGACTGGGGCTACCTGGGCTACCTCTACCTCCACGGTATAAAGCTCCAGCGCGAGATGGGTTACAGAGATATTCGTCCCATCCGCGAGGAGATGCCCTTCGTGGTGACAACGGCAAAGCGCGTCGGGCCGGACCACGTTGCCTTCGCCCAGGCCTTCGCCGAGCTGACGGGGGGAACCTTCATCCCGAGGCGCGAGCGCTCCCTCCTCGGGATTGCCGATAAGTACAACACCGACGTTCTTGGCGTTATCGAGAGGCACCCGCGCGGGATGGCGATCAACTTCTACCGCTTCGATGTCGATAATGAAAACCCCGTCGGTCCGCTCATAAGCGTCAAGATATGGATCATGGAGGACGGAAGGAGATGGGACTACAAGGAAGCGGCGTGGCTGAAGAAAAGGAGTGGCCAATCGAGGGAGTGA
- a CDS encoding PIN domain-containing protein yields MRGTSEIIEKPELQILLNLLPEIRVSYPLYGLQLLKAKPIDTGYRVNVIVDRREFNEKVPEYLSNELPTYTDFYEAFISSGIIRYDNIDEFIQTLELYERLKKGVVFAPDTNLFYHRFISSFRPLDGYQIVVAEGVKKEIENAMNYKYRSKQLEEMKREVRNASLLREFSNRRTKKSRKAAYIALKEFEALKSRIIIAESVKEEAHNNDEIIVKSLKRYDRMTPTLLIFLTADIAITDVAEMEGLEYFLFKYPRENLGRHNVSAYQLRTLLFNLAAVFGVIEVNGITIFGEFGGKQGLNELKLVFPVENRVYHEFGFHLRLSRKLMEIMKG; encoded by the coding sequence ATGAGGGGCACCAGTGAGATAATAGAGAAGCCTGAGCTCCAGATACTGCTCAACCTCCTCCCTGAGATAAGGGTGAGCTACCCGCTATACGGGCTGCAGCTCCTGAAGGCGAAGCCCATCGATACCGGCTATCGCGTTAATGTGATCGTAGATAGGCGGGAGTTCAACGAGAAAGTTCCGGAATACCTCTCAAACGAACTGCCGACTTACACGGACTTCTACGAGGCTTTCATCTCATCGGGCATAATACGCTACGACAACATAGACGAGTTCATCCAAACGCTGGAGCTTTACGAAAGGCTCAAGAAGGGTGTCGTCTTCGCCCCGGACACAAACCTCTTCTACCACCGCTTCATATCCTCCTTCCGGCCCCTCGACGGTTATCAGATAGTCGTTGCTGAAGGCGTCAAGAAGGAGATTGAAAACGCGATGAACTACAAGTACAGGAGCAAGCAGCTGGAGGAGATGAAGCGGGAAGTGAGAAACGCCTCTCTCCTGAGAGAGTTCAGCAACAGGAGGACTAAGAAGAGCAGGAAGGCGGCCTACATAGCCCTAAAGGAGTTCGAGGCCCTCAAGAGCAGGATAATCATAGCGGAGAGCGTGAAGGAGGAGGCCCACAACAACGACGAGATAATAGTTAAGAGCCTGAAGCGCTACGACAGGATGACGCCGACGCTCCTCATATTCCTCACGGCGGACATAGCAATTACGGACGTAGCTGAGATGGAGGGTCTGGAGTACTTCCTGTTCAAGTACCCGAGGGAAAATCTGGGCCGGCACAACGTCAGCGCCTACCAGCTCAGGACGCTGCTGTTCAACCTGGCGGCCGTCTTCGGCGTCATCGAGGTGAACGGGATAACTATCTTTGGAGAGTTTGGCGGAAAACAGGGACTCAACGAGCTTAAGCTGGTCTTCCCGGTGGAGAACCGCGTTTACCACGAGTTCGGCTTCCACCTGAGGCTGAGCAGGAAGCTGATGGAGATAATGAAAGGCTAG
- a CDS encoding nucleotidyltransferase domain-containing protein, producing MDYREIARRFAHDVKRLLGESVRDMILFGSVARGDYQPDSDIDILVIVDGDPWDAQKRISDVVVEYLLKYGVYISAKAISIDEFEFMRRIETAFYTNIKREGISLG from the coding sequence ATGGACTACAGAGAGATCGCGAGAAGGTTTGCTCATGATGTCAAAAGGCTCCTCGGAGAGTCCGTCAGGGACATGATACTCTTCGGTTCCGTCGCCAGGGGAGATTATCAACCTGACAGCGACATTGACATTCTAGTGATCGTGGATGGGGATCCCTGGGATGCCCAGAAGAGGATCTCAGACGTAGTTGTCGAGTACCTGCTCAAGTATGGGGTCTACATCTCGGCTAAGGCGATAAGCATTGACGAGTTCGAGTTCATGCGGAGAATCGAAACTGCATTTTACACAAACATCAAGCGGGAGGGAATATCACTTGGGTGA
- a CDS encoding DUF2284 domain-containing protein: protein MRVVWEKKIPAERITVSPRPVWKCRACPMYGKRPGCPPHAPDWREAREWVKSFKKALLVKFEVDMEDFEAEKRKVLLWLLEKEAELFKQGNLYVMALFPGNCNLCDDCPFERGEACRFPTKVRPSIDAVGIEIGKLVEIDFSESVLYGMVLID from the coding sequence ATGCGCGTGGTGTGGGAGAAGAAAATTCCGGCTGAGAGAATAACCGTCTCGCCGAGGCCGGTGTGGAAGTGCCGCGCCTGTCCAATGTACGGGAAGAGGCCGGGCTGTCCTCCTCACGCTCCAGACTGGCGCGAGGCCAGGGAATGGGTCAAATCCTTCAAAAAGGCCCTTCTCGTGAAATTCGAGGTTGATATGGAGGACTTTGAGGCGGAGAAGAGAAAGGTCCTCCTGTGGCTTCTGGAAAAGGAAGCGGAGCTTTTTAAGCAGGGAAATCTCTATGTGATGGCCCTCTTTCCGGGCAACTGCAATCTCTGCGATGACTGTCCCTTCGAGCGCGGTGAGGCCTGCAGGTTCCCCACGAAAGTCAGGCCCAGCATAGATGCCGTCGGCATAGAGATTGGAAAGCTCGTGGAAATCGACTTCTCCGAAAGCGTTTTGTACGGGATGGTACTAATTGATTAA
- a CDS encoding DHH family phosphoesterase, producing MKGKIKLKRFLERSKDKSFLLLCHHNADPDSLGSAIAFALYLKSTGVERVRIGVAQSVSSYAKRLLTLSPVPVEKDPPVEEDVVMIFDTSSLEQLEPIELPKGKTVIVIDHHVEKEKPIRADIAVVDSTRTSTAEIVWELFKYLDFYDETAAKALLAGIVTDTANFRFANVRTFRAVSEMLERFPIQLGEIYQMVAPVSDENIDQAKRMAMLKACQRLEIKKFRKYVIAVSRVSAYESLACKMFLNLGADIAVVGSEKKGVRISARAKESLVRKGLHLGKIMEKVGGVIDGSGGGHAGAAGANGKKNLDEGIKLILREIERFLKEVD from the coding sequence ATGAAGGGTAAAATCAAGCTCAAACGCTTCCTTGAGCGTTCAAAGGATAAGTCCTTCCTTCTCCTGTGCCACCACAACGCGGACCCGGATTCCCTCGGCTCCGCGATAGCCTTTGCCCTATATCTCAAATCAACGGGAGTTGAAAGGGTAAGGATAGGCGTCGCCCAGAGCGTTTCTTCTTATGCTAAGAGGCTTTTGACGCTCTCTCCGGTTCCCGTTGAGAAGGACCCCCCCGTTGAAGAGGATGTGGTGATGATTTTTGACACATCATCACTCGAGCAGCTTGAACCCATTGAGCTCCCGAAGGGGAAGACGGTAATAGTGATAGACCACCACGTCGAGAAGGAGAAGCCGATAAGGGCGGACATCGCTGTTGTTGACTCAACGAGGACTTCCACGGCGGAGATAGTGTGGGAGCTCTTCAAATACCTCGACTTCTATGACGAGACCGCCGCCAAGGCCCTTCTAGCGGGCATCGTTACAGATACTGCAAACTTCCGCTTCGCCAATGTGAGGACTTTCAGAGCAGTGTCAGAGATGCTGGAGCGCTTCCCGATTCAGCTCGGGGAGATATACCAAATGGTCGCCCCGGTGAGCGACGAGAACATCGACCAGGCGAAGAGGATGGCGATGCTCAAGGCCTGCCAGAGGCTCGAAATCAAAAAGTTCAGGAAGTACGTCATAGCAGTCTCAAGGGTTTCGGCCTACGAATCTCTCGCCTGCAAGATGTTCCTCAACCTCGGGGCGGACATAGCGGTCGTTGGGAGTGAGAAGAAAGGCGTCAGGATTTCGGCGAGGGCCAAGGAAAGCCTCGTTAGGAAGGGACTGCACCTGGGGAAGATAATGGAGAAGGTCGGAGGGGTTATAGACGGCTCCGGCGGTGGACATGCAGGCGCCGCGGGTGCCAACGGAAAGAAGAACCTTGATGAGGGTATCAAGCTCATACTGAGGGAGATTGAAAGGTTTTTGAAGGAGGTAGATTGA
- the pcc1 gene encoding KEOPS complex subunit Pcc1: MGLQGSGVAEEKEWPIEGVIELSFPDEETARVVYESVLYEHESVPYRRSRIDFLLEGNKIVIRFLARDNSALRGTLNSYLRWIKVAVDSLEV; encoded by the coding sequence ATGGGACTACAAGGAAGCGGCGTGGCTGAAGAAAAGGAGTGGCCAATCGAGGGAGTGATAGAACTCTCCTTCCCCGACGAGGAGACGGCGAGGGTCGTCTATGAAAGCGTTCTCTACGAGCACGAGAGCGTGCCCTACAGGAGGAGCAGGATAGACTTCCTTCTTGAGGGAAACAAAATCGTGATCCGTTTCCTGGCGAGGGACAACTCGGCCCTCAGGGGAACCCTCAACTCCTACCTCCGCTGGATAAAGGTCGCGGTTGACTCGCTGGAAGTCTGA